In a genomic window of Candidatus Gorgyraea atricola:
- a CDS encoding glycerophosphodiester phosphodiesterase family protein — MKILKILFLLHAHLYFCFISQVAFANDSIDTALEFPEFVAHGGGIVYGIAGSNSLEALNHNYKKGFMFFELDFEWTTDEEMVLIHDWDFFVNELFSVEEKRYSLEEFRKFKMVKDLTQLPIDDLIIWMTSHSDAYVVTDIKKDNIRGLEEIFSDYPAVRDNFIPQIYSFEEYQKVKDIGFKHIILTLYASDYSNEEVIDFLTSNKVSALTMRDNKATKRFIKELDELDIFTFVHTVNDIDLKNELAELGVDGFYTDSLSP; from the coding sequence ATGAAAATATTGAAGATTTTGTTTTTACTTCATGCTCATCTTTATTTTTGTTTTATCTCACAAGTAGCATTTGCAAATGATTCTATCGACACGGCTCTTGAGTTTCCAGAATTTGTTGCTCATGGAGGCGGCATTGTTTATGGTATAGCAGGAAGTAATTCGCTGGAGGCCCTGAATCATAATTACAAAAAAGGGTTTATGTTTTTCGAACTTGATTTTGAATGGACAACTGATGAAGAAATGGTTTTAATCCATGATTGGGATTTTTTTGTAAATGAACTATTTTCTGTAGAGGAAAAACGATATAGTTTGGAAGAGTTTAGAAAATTTAAAATGGTAAAAGATTTAACTCAATTACCCATAGATGATTTGATAATCTGGATGACAAGCCATTCAGATGCTTATGTAGTAACAGATATAAAAAAGGACAATATAAGAGGACTGGAAGAAATTTTTTCCGATTATCCTGCAGTAAGGGATAATTTCATACCGCAAATATACAGTTTTGAGGAATACCAAAAAGTTAAGGATATAGGATTTAAGCATATTATATTGACACTATACGCTTCTGATTATAGCAATGAAGAGGTTATTGATTTTTTGACTAGCAATAAAGTATCTGCGCTTACAATGCGGGATAATAAGGCCACAAAGAGATTTATTAAAGAACTCGACGAGCTTGACATTTTTACTTTTGTTCATACGGTAAATGATATTGATTTAAAAAATGAATTGGCAGAATTAGGCGTGGATGGTTTTTACACAGATTCACTTTCTCCTTAA